From one Lolium rigidum isolate FL_2022 chromosome 4, APGP_CSIRO_Lrig_0.1, whole genome shotgun sequence genomic stretch:
- the LOC124708363 gene encoding uncharacterized protein LOC124708363, with protein sequence METATLTISSRCLAAAAASHGAHRRAAAEIVPRAGAKLRPQVRRLRALPPELSEILAPKLVPGSPADTGDFSAIIPISAVMLLFYFVTNWVFPAVIMKGMQPNAEDEAAAAEATPMDSSSLPQGSDAAANGKVKKRRKRRRKAATEA encoded by the exons ATGGAGACGGCCACCCTGACGATAAGCTCCCGgtgtctcgccgccgccgccgcctcgcatgGCGCTCACCGGAGAGCAGCGGCGGAAATTGTACCGCGTGCCGGGGCAAAGCTTCGGCCACAAGTGCGGCGGCTTCGTGCACTGCCGCCGGAGCTGAGCGAAATCCTCGCTCCCAAGCTGGTGCCAGGCTCACCCGCAGACACCGGCGACTTCTCCGCCATCATCCCCATCAG TGCCGTTATGCTGCTCTTCTACTTCGTGACCAACTGGGTGTTCCCCGCGGTGATCATGAAGGGGATGCAGCCCAACGCCGAAGACGAGGCCGCCGCTGCAGAAGCAACGCCCATGGATTCGTCGTCGTTGCCGCAGGGAAGTGATGCTGCCGCCAACGGTAAGGTCAAGAAgaggagaaagagaagaagaaaagcagCCACGGAAGCATAA